A genome region from Archaeoglobus fulgidus DSM 4304 includes the following:
- a CDS encoding DUF2281 domain-containing protein, with the protein MDKSYELFQKLPDELKREVLDYIEFLLERRAKREKSHLSLSWKGALKELRDKYTSVELQHKVLEWWG; encoded by the coding sequence ATGGACAAAAGTTATGAACTCTTTCAAAAGTTGCCCGATGAACTCAAGAGAGAAGTTCTCGACTACATAGAGTTCCTGCTGGAAAGGAGAGCGAAGAGGGAGAAGAGTCACCTTAGTTTATCTTGGAAAGGCGCACTGAAAGAGCTGAGAGACAAATACACCTCTGTGGAGCTGCAGCACAAGGTCCTCGAATGGTGGGGCTGA
- a CDS encoding PIN domain-containing protein has product MSKKYKLDFDDAYQYALAKKYNLEIVSFNSDFDRTDAGRALPEQVIDGSI; this is encoded by the coding sequence GTGTCAAAGAAGTATAAATTAGACTTTGATGATGCCTATCAGTATGCACTGGCTAAAAAGTACAATTTAGAAATAGTAAGTTTCAATTCAGATTTTGACAGGACAGATGCAGGAAGGGCTCTTCCAGAGCAGGTCATTGACGGATCTATCTAA
- a CDS encoding DUF433 domain-containing protein: MKGTRISVYDILEALKSGWTIEDLP, translated from the coding sequence ATTAAGGGCACCAGAATTTCCGTTTATGACATATTAGAAGCTTTAAAAAGTGGATGGACCATTGAAGATCTCCCTTGA
- a CDS encoding nucleotidyltransferase domain-containing protein: MHEKLLELSRELKEKFKDEIIEIIVFGSYARGDLDEDSDIDILVVVNDDSVEDDLRKAAYSFIPKIGRLISVKIIDKKTFENMKKMEFSLISSIEKEGIKIG; encoded by the coding sequence ATGCACGAAAAACTCTTAGAGCTTTCGAGGGAACTTAAGGAAAAATTCAAGGATGAAATAATAGAGATAATAGTTTTCGGGTCCTATGCAAGAGGAGATCTCGATGAAGATAGCGACATAGATATACTTGTAGTTGTGAATGACGATAGTGTAGAAGATGACTTAAGGAAAGCAGCATACTCCTTTATTCCAAAAATTGGGAGGTTGATATCTGTGAAGATTATAGACAAAAAAACCTTTGAGAACATGAAAAAAATGGAATTCTCTCTCATTTCTTCCATTGAAAAGGAGGGAATAAAGATTGGATGA
- a CDS encoding HEPN domain-containing protein: MRIRKAEKLVQDAKKEFEMGLYERCCSTAYYAMFHAAKAMLLGYGRDSKTHRGTIYLIWECREELGLSDDDCSKLSRAFDLREESDYGIYKEVSKDLAIKILKDAEIFVQKAKNAVNKNR, from the coding sequence TTGAGAATCAGAAAAGCTGAGAAGCTTGTTCAAGATGCGAAAAAGGAATTTGAGATGGGGCTTTACGAAAGGTGCTGCAGCACAGCATATTATGCGATGTTTCACGCCGCTAAGGCTATGCTTCTCGGTTATGGAAGGGATTCAAAAACTCACAGAGGAACAATATACCTTATTTGGGAGTGTAGAGAAGAGCTGGGATTAAGTGATGATGATTGTTCAAAGCTGAGCAGAGCGTTTGATCTGCGGGAGGAAAGTGACTACGGAATATACAAAGAAGTTTCGAAGGATTTGGCTATCAAAATTCTAAAAGATGCAGAAATTTTTGTGCAGAAAGCCAAAAACGCTGTAAACAAGAACAGATAG